AAGTTGGCAAACCTGCATGCAACAATAATAGGCTGTGGAGCAGTAGGAAGTTTCACTGCCCTTTCACTGTGTAAGATGGGAGTCGGGCAATTGACTCTGATTGATAATGATAAGGTTAGCATCGAAAATCTGCCAAATCAGTTTTTCAGGGAAGACGACATAGGTGAAAAGAAAGTGGCCGCCTGTATGGAGCTTCTCAAAGATTTTGATAACCAGGTAAATGTAGAAGTACTGCCGCGACCATTCATCAAACAGAAATTGGAAGCGGATATAGTTATATCAGCCGTTGATTCAATGAATGTCCGCAAGCGTATCTGGAATTCAGTGATTACTCACAGAACAGTGAAGCTTCTGATTGATCCGAGAATGGCATCTCAGGTCATTCAGGTTTATTCGGTAAAACCGGGTGTCCCTAATGGGTCGAAAGCCTATGAGGCAACATTAGTAGACGACTCTGAAACTCTTGAGGAACGCTGTACTGCCCGGTCGATCATCTATTCGGTTTTACCTTTGGCGGGATTAGTCTGCAGACAAGTTGCAGCGTTTGCCAATGATGATTGGATTGAACCTGCGTTAACGCTCGACTTGAAAACACTAACGCTTATAAGAAAGGGAGTTCAAATATGATAAAAGCATGGAAAACGATTATAACTGTTGTCTCCGAAATCATTCGTCGCCTTGTATGCAGGAGGTAGCCGATGAAGGAAAATGATGTTGAAGAGCTTGCTAAGTCTGTCGGTACGCTGGTTGAGAAGATATTGAAGATTGTATTGAGTAAGGACGATGAGCCTGTAGATAAGGATGACGATTCTGATTAAAAAGAACGGGGAGTAACATGACTCCCCGTTTTGTTTT
This sequence is a window from Candidatus Zixiibacteriota bacterium. Protein-coding genes within it:
- a CDS encoding ThiF family adenylyltransferase; translation: MDDKYIRQQELVNQKKLANLHATIIGCGAVGSFTALSLCKMGVGQLTLIDNDKVSIENLPNQFFREDDIGEKKVAACMELLKDFDNQVNVEVLPRPFIKQKLEADIVISAVDSMNVRKRIWNSVITHRTVKLLIDPRMASQVIQVYSVKPGVPNGSKAYEATLVDDSETLEERCTARSIIYSVLPLAGLVCRQVAAFANDDWIEPALTLDLKTLTLIRKGVQI